Proteins from one Mycobacterium sp. SMC-2 genomic window:
- the cydB gene encoding cytochrome d ubiquinol oxidase subunit II, whose protein sequence is MGLQQLWFGIIGLLFVGFFVLEGFDFGVGMLMEPLARLGIGDPEPIRRTALNTIGPVWDGNEVWLIVGGAAMFAAFPGWYATVFSTLYLPLLAILFGMILRAVAIEWRGKIDDTKWRGWADFGMAAGSWLPALLWGVAFAILVRGLPVDARGHVNLSITDVLNAYTLLGGLATAGLFLLYGAVFISLKTSGAIRDDAHRLAVWLSLPVTGLVAGFGVWTQLAYGKDWTWLVLAVAVVAQLAAVLLVWRRVSDGWAFACAATVVVAVVILLFGALYPNLVPSTLNTEWSVTIYNASSTPYTLKVMTWVTAFMAPLTVVYQAWTYWVFRQRISADRIPPSIGLARRAS, encoded by the coding sequence ATGGGACTGCAACAGTTGTGGTTCGGCATCATCGGGTTGCTGTTCGTCGGTTTCTTCGTGCTGGAGGGCTTCGACTTCGGGGTGGGCATGTTGATGGAGCCGCTCGCGCGCCTCGGCATCGGTGATCCCGAACCCATCCGGCGCACGGCGCTGAATACCATCGGCCCGGTCTGGGACGGCAACGAGGTCTGGCTGATCGTCGGCGGCGCAGCGATGTTCGCCGCCTTTCCCGGCTGGTACGCCACCGTGTTCTCCACGCTGTACCTGCCGCTGCTGGCGATCCTCTTCGGCATGATCCTGCGCGCCGTGGCGATTGAGTGGCGCGGCAAGATCGACGACACGAAGTGGCGCGGCTGGGCAGATTTCGGCATGGCCGCCGGGTCGTGGCTGCCGGCGCTGCTGTGGGGCGTGGCGTTCGCCATCCTGGTCCGTGGCCTTCCGGTGGACGCCCGCGGCCACGTCAACCTGTCGATCACCGACGTGCTCAACGCCTACACCCTGCTGGGCGGTTTGGCCACCGCCGGGCTGTTCCTGCTCTACGGCGCGGTGTTCATCTCGCTGAAGACCTCGGGCGCCATCCGCGACGACGCCCATCGGCTGGCGGTGTGGCTGTCGCTTCCGGTGACCGGATTGGTTGCGGGCTTCGGGGTTTGGACCCAACTGGCCTACGGCAAGGACTGGACCTGGCTGGTGCTCGCGGTCGCGGTGGTGGCGCAGCTGGCGGCGGTGCTGTTGGTGTGGCGGCGCGTGTCCGACGGCTGGGCGTTCGCGTGCGCGGCGACCGTCGTTGTGGCCGTGGTGATCCTGTTGTTCGGTGCGCTATACCCCAACCTGGTGCCCTCGACGCTGAACACAGAGTGGAGCGTGACGATCTACAACGCCTCGTCGACGCCCTACACCCTCAAGGTCATGACATGGGTGACCGCGTTCATGGCCCCGCTGACGGTGGTGTACCAGGCCTGGACGTATTGGGTATTCCGGCAACGCATCTCGGCGGATCGGATACCGCCGTCCATCGGCCTGGCGAGGCGTGCGTCCTGA